From one Flavobacterium kingsejongi genomic stretch:
- a CDS encoding ABC transporter permease/M1 family aminopeptidase: MFSTIFNFELKRWFKNPSFYIFLILFFGISLLFSAVQFGAFDNVTAVRNTNALANSPIALNDFINGLNYLIYFLLPIIVGSSVYRDFRYNMHTILFSYPFTKIDYIAGKFFSSLLIVILITVAIVLGIQFATILPWVNHELIAPFNVVAYAQIYLIYVIPNLFFFGVLVFAVVTISRNISIGFIAVILLIFIKGMLASFTRDIDNRYIVALWEPFGEQAASYYTKYWTVSEQNENLLPFEGVIIYNRIIWLTISFVILGLLYNFFSFSQTALSIGRSRKNDRVVKNNFGGITRIELPVVHFNFSAWQNIKTSWSLSNVDFKFILRNWAFIAIAIVGLIMLLLMSISAGALYGTKTFPVTWKMLEIPGTMFSFFINILTFLFAGMLIHRADTARMGHLVDVTPIPNWVLLFSKFIALIKMQVTLLLLIVIAGVLIQSYHGYYNFEIGHYLFELYGLKLINFIVWAFLAIIIQTLFKNYLLGFFVLMILSIAFQFLPEIGVEQGIYKFNSDTGYMYSDMNGYGSELSSYYLYKFYWCLLGIVFFCLALLFWNRGIVTSAKEKFAIARKRMKPGLMVPMLLALVGFLAIGAKIYYETNIENKRYSQKEEEKLAFDMEKMYKKYEKYPQPRITDVKVDLDIYPETRDFKVKGSYILKNKTTHTIDSIFIDYNSYKSTFAFDRPADLISRDTLYNFNIYVLKTPLAPGDSLRFDFVMKNKPNTLITDHSPVIGNGTFINNGMFPSIGYSDSGELSDDDVRKRYGLKPKDRMAGVNDSIARKNTYISNDADWITFETTVSTSGDQTAIAPGYLVKEWKDKGRNYFHYKMDQKMLNFYAYNSARYEVKKDKWKGVNIEVYYQKGHEYNVNRMIDGVKKSLTYYSDNFSPYQHRQARIIEFPRTGGSFAQSFANTIPFSEAIGFIADVDSKDEDAVDYPFSVTSHEMAHQWWAHQVIGANVQGATLMSESLSEYSSLKVLEKQYGKLQMRKFLKEALDGYLMGRTIERKKEQPLMLNENQQYIHYNKGSLVLYALSDYIGEKNMNDALKKYIAKVAYQEAPYTNSVEFVSYLNEATPDSLKYLIKDMFETVTLYQNRVKDFTSKKLPNGKYEVTINAEVSKYRAGEKGKQVFKDENGKTLTFKGKKDKKEIQSLPLADYIEVGVFGEPTGDSKKEKVLYLQKHKITQIDNTFKIIVDEKPMEVGIDPYNKLIDTDSNDNRRKQ; the protein is encoded by the coding sequence ATGTTTTCGACAATATTTAACTTTGAACTGAAACGATGGTTTAAGAATCCGTCTTTCTATATTTTCCTGATCCTCTTTTTTGGGATATCACTTTTGTTTTCAGCGGTGCAATTTGGGGCTTTCGATAATGTTACGGCAGTTCGGAATACCAACGCACTGGCGAATTCTCCTATTGCGCTTAACGATTTTATCAACGGATTAAATTACCTGATTTATTTTCTGCTGCCTATTATTGTTGGGTCTTCCGTGTACCGCGATTTTCGGTATAACATGCACACAATCCTTTTTTCGTATCCTTTTACCAAAATCGATTATATCGCCGGAAAATTTTTTAGCTCCCTCCTGATTGTCATACTGATAACAGTAGCAATAGTATTAGGGATCCAGTTTGCGACGATATTGCCTTGGGTGAATCATGAATTAATAGCGCCGTTTAATGTTGTAGCCTATGCCCAGATTTATCTGATCTATGTTATTCCAAACCTCTTTTTCTTTGGTGTGCTGGTTTTTGCAGTAGTTACGATTTCAAGAAATATCTCTATTGGCTTTATTGCAGTGATCCTACTGATCTTTATCAAAGGAATGCTGGCCAGTTTTACCCGTGATATTGATAATAGGTATATTGTAGCGCTTTGGGAACCTTTTGGGGAGCAGGCAGCCAGCTATTATACAAAATACTGGACGGTATCAGAACAAAATGAAAATTTACTGCCTTTTGAAGGGGTTATTATCTACAACAGGATCATCTGGCTGACCATCTCTTTTGTGATTCTCGGACTGTTGTATAATTTTTTCTCTTTTAGCCAGACCGCACTAAGCATTGGTAGAAGCCGGAAAAATGACCGTGTGGTAAAAAATAACTTTGGCGGAATTACAAGAATTGAACTTCCTGTAGTGCATTTTAATTTTTCAGCCTGGCAAAATATCAAGACGTCCTGGAGTCTTTCCAATGTAGATTTTAAATTTATATTACGCAATTGGGCTTTTATCGCGATTGCTATTGTGGGCTTAATTATGTTATTGCTAATGTCCATTTCAGCGGGTGCCTTGTATGGTACCAAAACGTTTCCGGTAACCTGGAAAATGCTGGAGATTCCCGGGACAATGTTCAGTTTCTTTATCAATATACTGACATTCCTGTTTGCCGGAATGCTGATACATCGCGCTGATACAGCTCGTATGGGGCATTTGGTTGATGTGACGCCAATCCCAAACTGGGTATTGCTATTTTCTAAATTCATTGCATTAATCAAAATGCAGGTGACGCTATTGCTGCTGATCGTCATTGCAGGAGTGCTTATTCAGTCGTACCATGGTTATTATAATTTCGAAATCGGGCATTACCTGTTTGAATTATATGGTTTAAAGCTGATCAACTTTATAGTATGGGCTTTCCTGGCGATTATTATCCAGACACTTTTTAAGAACTATCTGTTGGGCTTCTTTGTCTTAATGATTTTGTCTATTGCCTTCCAGTTTTTACCAGAAATTGGTGTTGAACAGGGCATTTATAAATTCAATTCGGATACCGGATATATGTATTCGGACATGAACGGATACGGTAGCGAACTGAGCAGTTATTATCTGTACAAATTCTATTGGTGCCTGTTGGGGATTGTATTCTTTTGCCTGGCATTATTATTCTGGAATCGTGGTATTGTAACTTCTGCCAAAGAAAAGTTTGCGATTGCCAGAAAACGAATGAAACCGGGATTAATGGTTCCGATGCTTTTGGCTTTGGTTGGTTTTCTTGCTATTGGAGCAAAAATCTACTATGAAACCAATATTGAGAACAAAAGATACTCCCAAAAAGAAGAGGAGAAGCTGGCTTTCGATATGGAGAAAATGTATAAAAAATACGAGAAGTACCCACAGCCAAGAATTACAGATGTAAAAGTGGATCTTGATATCTATCCGGAGACACGGGATTTTAAAGTGAAGGGATCGTATATCTTAAAGAATAAAACCACACATACCATTGATTCCATATTTATTGATTATAACAGTTATAAATCCACCTTCGCATTTGACCGTCCTGCGGATTTAATCTCTCGGGATACACTGTATAATTTTAATATTTATGTGTTAAAAACACCTTTGGCACCAGGAGATTCATTGCGTTTTGACTTTGTGATGAAGAACAAGCCGAATACTCTTATTACCGATCATTCTCCGGTTATTGGAAATGGAACCTTTATCAATAATGGCATGTTTCCTTCTATTGGATATTCCGATAGCGGAGAACTTTCCGATGATGATGTGCGTAAACGTTATGGACTGAAACCAAAAGACAGGATGGCTGGTGTTAATGATAGTATCGCACGTAAGAATACTTATATTTCAAATGATGCGGACTGGATCACCTTTGAAACTACGGTAAGTACATCAGGTGACCAAACGGCAATTGCACCAGGCTATCTGGTAAAAGAATGGAAAGACAAAGGGCGTAACTATTTCCATTATAAAATGGATCAGAAAATGCTCAATTTCTATGCTTACAATTCAGCACGTTATGAAGTGAAGAAAGACAAATGGAAAGGGGTTAATATCGAAGTATATTATCAGAAAGGACATGAATACAATGTCAATCGTATGATTGATGGGGTAAAAAAATCACTTACCTATTATTCTGACAACTTCAGCCCTTACCAACACAGGCAGGCACGAATTATCGAGTTCCCAAGAACGGGTGGTAGTTTTGCACAATCGTTTGCCAATACAATCCCATTCTCGGAAGCAATTGGTTTTATTGCCGATGTAGACAGTAAAGACGAAGACGCAGTCGATTATCCTTTTTCGGTTACCTCGCATGAGATGGCACACCAATGGTGGGCACATCAGGTGATTGGAGCAAACGTACAGGGGGCGACACTGATGTCTGAAAGTTTGTCAGAATACAGTTCCTTAAAAGTACTGGAAAAACAATATGGCAAATTACAGATGCGTAAATTCCTGAAAGAAGCTTTGGATGGCTACCTGATGGGAAGAACCATCGAACGTAAAAAAGAACAGCCCCTGATGCTTAATGAAAACCAGCAATACATTCATTACAATAAAGGGTCATTGGTGCTGTATGCGCTTAGTGATTATATAGGAGAGAAGAATATGAACGATGCCCTGAAAAAATACATTGCTAAAGTGGCTTATCAGGAAGCACCGTATACCAATTCTGTAGAGTTTGTATCTTATTTAAATGAAGCTACGCCAGATTCGCTGAAATACCTGATTAAGGATATGTTCGAGACCGTTACGCTCTATCAAAACAGGGTAAAGGACTTTACATCCAAAAAACTGCCAAATGGTAAATATGAAGTGACTATTAATGCAGAGGTAAGTAAGTACCGTGCTGGTGAAAAAGGCAAACAGGTATTTAAAGATGAAAATGGTAAAACCCTGACATTTAAAGGTAAAAAGGATAAAAAAGAAATCCAGTCCTTACCATTGGCAGATTATATCGAAGTAGGTGTTTTTGGTGAGCCTACCGGAGACAGTAAAAAGGAAAAAGTGCTGTACCTCCAAAAACATAAAATTACTCAGATTGATAATACCTTTAAAATTATTGTAGACGAAAAACCAATGGAAGTAGGAATCGATCCTTACAATAAGTTAATCGATACCGATTCGAACGATAACAGAAGGAAGCAGTAA
- a CDS encoding ABC transporter ATP-binding protein, which translates to MKLKIHNLSKTYKNGVKALDNLDIEIGAGMFGLLGPNGAGKSSLMRTIATLQKPDSGTIEFDGINILEDNIALRKVLGYLPQEFGVYPNMSAENLLDYFARLKGISSKTERKEIVKKVLEVTNLYDQRGKSVSGYSGGMKQRFGIAQLLLNNPKLIIVDEPTAGLDPAERHRFLNVLREIGTNHTVIFSTHIVDDVKELCNEMAILNGGKILVQGTPAQAQGNLNGQIWTKIVEREDLESYEQNFNVISSKYNEDNTLNIKVHSMEQPDATFVNAVPQLEDVYFVALKNDQ; encoded by the coding sequence ATGAAACTTAAAATACACAACTTAAGTAAAACGTATAAAAACGGTGTAAAAGCGCTGGATAATCTGGATATTGAAATTGGTGCGGGTATGTTTGGTCTGTTAGGCCCTAACGGAGCGGGGAAATCTTCCCTGATGCGTACTATAGCAACATTACAGAAGCCTGATTCAGGTACGATAGAGTTTGACGGTATTAATATATTGGAAGATAATATTGCCCTTCGTAAAGTTTTGGGATACCTGCCACAGGAATTTGGAGTTTACCCGAATATGTCGGCAGAAAATTTATTGGATTATTTCGCCCGTTTAAAAGGTATTTCTTCAAAAACGGAGCGTAAGGAAATTGTAAAAAAAGTATTGGAAGTTACCAATTTATATGACCAAAGGGGAAAAAGCGTAAGCGGTTATTCCGGGGGGATGAAACAACGTTTCGGAATTGCACAATTATTATTGAATAACCCGAAATTAATCATTGTTGATGAGCCTACAGCCGGACTGGATCCTGCAGAACGCCACCGTTTCCTGAATGTATTGCGGGAGATCGGGACTAACCATACCGTAATTTTTTCTACCCACATCGTGGATGATGTGAAAGAATTGTGTAATGAAATGGCAATCCTGAATGGCGGTAAAATCCTGGTTCAGGGTACACCAGCCCAGGCACAGGGAAATCTTAATGGCCAGATCTGGACCAAAATAGTAGAACGGGAAGATCTGGAATCCTACGAACAGAACTTCAACGTGATCTCTTCGAAATACAATGAGGATAACACGCTGAATATAAAAGTGCACAGTATGGAACAGCCGGATGCTACTTTTGTAAATGCGGTACCACAGCTTGAAGATGTATATTTTGTAGCACTAAAAAACGATCAATAA
- the thiL gene encoding thiamine-phosphate kinase yields the protein MIEDKTPQRTSLSDLGEFGLIEHLTKNFEITQPSTLKGIGDDAAVLDFKDKKVVVSTDLLIEGVHFDLSYMPLKHLGYKAVVVNVSDIYAMNANPTQITVSVAVSNRFPLEALEELFEGITLAANEYNVDVIGGDTTSSQKGLIISITAIGEADGNEITYRNGAKSNDLLVVTGDIGGAYMGLQVLEREKQVFQVNPNNQPDLDGYAYLIERQLKPEARKDIRTLLHALEIQPTAMIDISDGLSSEIIHLCKQSGVGCNLYEDKLPLDPQLINTCEEFNLDSTTVAINGGEDYELLFTVSMDDFDKIKGNPNFTIIGHMTQESEGIHLITRADTKIQLKARGWNALQQE from the coding sequence ATGATAGAAGATAAAACGCCACAGCGTACCAGTTTATCCGATTTGGGCGAATTTGGACTTATTGAGCACCTCACAAAAAATTTCGAGATCACACAGCCTTCCACCTTAAAAGGTATTGGTGATGATGCTGCCGTATTGGATTTTAAAGACAAAAAAGTAGTTGTTTCCACAGACCTGCTTATCGAAGGCGTTCATTTTGACCTTTCGTACATGCCCCTAAAACACTTAGGCTACAAGGCAGTTGTTGTCAATGTTTCCGATATCTATGCGATGAATGCCAATCCTACGCAAATCACAGTTTCTGTAGCTGTTTCCAATCGCTTTCCGTTAGAAGCCCTGGAAGAATTATTCGAAGGCATTACGCTTGCTGCAAATGAGTATAATGTTGATGTAATTGGTGGCGACACTACTTCATCGCAAAAAGGGCTTATCATTAGCATTACTGCTATCGGAGAAGCTGATGGTAATGAAATCACCTACCGAAACGGTGCAAAATCCAATGACCTGCTCGTTGTTACGGGTGACATCGGCGGAGCCTATATGGGATTGCAGGTTTTGGAACGGGAAAAACAGGTATTTCAGGTGAATCCAAACAACCAGCCTGATCTTGATGGGTATGCTTACCTGATCGAGCGTCAGCTGAAACCGGAAGCACGAAAAGACATTCGTACATTATTGCATGCTTTAGAAATACAGCCTACAGCAATGATCGATATTTCTGATGGGCTTTCCTCTGAAATCATACACCTTTGCAAGCAATCAGGTGTTGGATGTAACCTCTATGAAGATAAATTACCGCTTGATCCGCAATTAATCAATACCTGTGAGGAATTTAATCTGGACAGTACTACAGTAGCCATCAATGGCGGCGAAGACTACGAACTCCTTTTTACGGTTTCCATGGATGATTTTGACAAAATAAAAGGCAATCCTAATTTTACAATTATCGGACACATGACACAGGAAAGTGAAGGCATACACCTCATTACCAGGGCAGATACCAAAATACAATTGAAAGCGAGAGGGTGGAATGCCTTACAGCAGGAATAG
- a CDS encoding response regulator: MPKKIKILMVDDHPFIIEAYKNTLAGYKKEKYVMEIDQASDCKSGYEIIASASDRKENFDVAFLDISMPSCDEKKIFSGEDLAVFIKEKMPDCKVILLTMHTEMLRISNIIKKIQPNGLIIKNDLTFDELLNAFDKIMSGEPYYSKTVFNFINNSLAELTLDEIDREIIHHLSNGVMTKNIPHYVGLSLSAIEKRKLHMKDIFSIIGCNDEELIREAKSRGML, translated from the coding sequence ATGCCAAAGAAAATTAAAATACTAATGGTGGATGACCACCCTTTTATTATTGAAGCGTATAAAAATACGCTTGCAGGATATAAGAAGGAAAAGTATGTGATGGAGATCGATCAGGCAAGCGATTGCAAATCGGGTTATGAAATTATTGCTTCCGCTTCAGACCGAAAAGAAAATTTTGATGTTGCCTTTTTAGACATCAGTATGCCATCCTGCGATGAGAAGAAAATATTCTCGGGCGAAGACCTGGCTGTTTTTATAAAAGAGAAAATGCCGGATTGTAAAGTAATTCTCCTGACAATGCACACCGAAATGCTTCGGATCAGCAATATCATTAAGAAAATCCAACCCAACGGGCTTATAATCAAGAATGATCTTACGTTTGATGAGTTGCTGAATGCCTTTGATAAAATAATGAGTGGTGAACCCTATTACAGCAAAACCGTATTTAATTTTATAAACAACTCCCTTGCCGAACTTACGTTAGATGAAATCGATCGTGAGATCATACACCATCTTTCCAATGGCGTCATGACGAAGAATATCCCGCATTATGTTGGGTTGTCATTGAGCGCTATCGAAAAAAGAAAACTTCACATGAAAGATATATTTAGCATCATTGGCTGTAATGATGAAGAGCTAATCCGGGAAGCCAAGAGCCGTGGAATGTTATAA
- a CDS encoding sensor histidine kinase: MKNPFILFTVFLLLFSCNQKGEKLGNVTKAKDSLSIYLAVAYDETKEVEVRRDNNYKALDIIVGQSNDSMNRKYLFDVANRFYNMNDLEGYKAIVQKIENNSRSAKDTASVAKSLSYIGDYYAYKSVSDSAYLNYSKAAELYSLIHDDFNIGRMYLNKAMVQTNESDLLGSESSVFKALKHFRNNEDDKMIYEANNILGVVYNELKEYPKSIEYHQKAISIAEKGKIDVTYQAKATSLNNLGFVYKNMGDHYEAVEKFREGLSQKNLFRDKTFIYAMLLDNLAYSKFKLNDTHGLPGLFYKSLRIRDSLKIIPGIIINEIHLSEYYAHQKDTLMAMDFAKSAYKTAKDNRIYRDVLLTLKQLTVINKAKSADYSAEYIAINDSLQQAERNVRNKLARIEFETDELIIQKDELVERNRTIIYTSVIIIFIGLLLFVIRTQNSKNKELLMRQDQQKANENIYNLMLSQQKKIEEVRHAEKTRIAQELHDSILGRLFGTRLNLDSLNKKTDEDSVQDRYNYIAQLQHIEQDIREISHDLSNEKNAMTNNFVAIVKDLINEQEKLIDAEINFNLDASIEWELIDNDIKINLYRILQEAFQNINKYANAKHVGISILKIRDVLKFIIEDDGVGFDATKKSKGIGLRNMESRVMSFNGTLNIIAKKGEGTQLEILVPNPPKH, translated from the coding sequence TTGAAAAATCCGTTTATTTTATTTACTGTTTTCTTATTGCTGTTTTCCTGTAACCAAAAAGGTGAAAAACTGGGAAATGTTACAAAAGCCAAAGACAGTCTGTCCATATACCTTGCTGTGGCCTATGATGAAACCAAAGAGGTGGAAGTACGCCGGGATAATAATTATAAAGCGTTAGATATTATCGTGGGTCAATCTAATGATTCAATGAATCGCAAGTACCTTTTTGATGTCGCCAATCGTTTTTATAATATGAATGACCTGGAAGGATATAAGGCAATTGTACAGAAGATCGAAAACAATTCCAGAAGTGCAAAAGATACCGCATCTGTAGCGAAATCGCTAAGTTATATCGGTGATTATTATGCTTATAAATCCGTAAGTGATAGTGCTTACCTCAATTATTCCAAAGCAGCTGAATTATACTCCCTGATACATGATGATTTTAATATTGGGAGGATGTACCTAAATAAAGCAATGGTGCAAACCAACGAAAGTGATCTTTTGGGAAGTGAAAGTTCAGTTTTTAAAGCCCTCAAGCATTTTAGGAACAATGAGGATGATAAAATGATCTATGAGGCCAATAATATATTGGGTGTGGTTTATAATGAGCTAAAAGAATATCCGAAGTCAATTGAATACCATCAAAAAGCGATATCGATTGCAGAAAAGGGAAAAATAGATGTTACCTACCAGGCCAAAGCTACTTCGCTGAACAATTTAGGGTTTGTCTATAAAAATATGGGCGATCATTACGAAGCTGTTGAAAAATTCAGAGAAGGGCTAAGCCAGAAAAATCTTTTCCGTGATAAAACCTTTATTTATGCGATGCTGCTGGATAATCTGGCCTATTCCAAATTTAAACTAAATGATACCCATGGACTTCCCGGGCTTTTCTACAAATCACTCCGGATAAGGGATAGTCTTAAGATCATCCCTGGGATCATTATTAATGAAATCCATCTGTCAGAATATTATGCGCATCAAAAAGATACGCTGATGGCTATGGATTTTGCAAAATCAGCTTATAAAACGGCCAAAGACAACCGGATTTATCGGGATGTACTGTTGACCTTAAAGCAACTGACTGTGATTAATAAAGCAAAAAGTGCTGATTATTCCGCGGAGTATATCGCTATTAATGACAGCCTCCAGCAGGCAGAGCGGAATGTCCGGAATAAACTTGCACGTATTGAGTTTGAGACCGATGAGCTGATTATACAAAAAGATGAACTGGTAGAGCGCAACCGTACGATTATTTATACCTCAGTAATCATTATCTTTATTGGGCTTTTGTTATTTGTCATCCGTACGCAGAATTCTAAAAATAAGGAATTATTAATGCGGCAGGATCAGCAGAAAGCCAATGAAAATATTTACAACCTCATGTTGTCACAGCAGAAAAAAATTGAAGAAGTACGGCATGCAGAGAAAACAAGGATAGCTCAGGAGCTGCACGATAGTATACTGGGGAGATTATTTGGGACACGGCTCAATCTGGATAGCCTCAATAAGAAAACCGATGAGGATTCTGTCCAGGATCGGTATAATTATATCGCACAACTGCAACATATCGAACAGGATATCCGGGAGATATCACATGATCTTTCCAATGAGAAAAATGCCATGACCAATAACTTCGTGGCTATTGTGAAAGACTTAATAAACGAACAGGAAAAATTGATTGATGCCGAAATTAATTTTAATTTAGATGCCTCTATAGAATGGGAACTGATTGATAATGATATTAAGATTAACCTGTATCGTATTTTACAGGAAGCATTCCAGAATATCAATAAATATGCGAATGCAAAACATGTGGGCATCAGTATTTTAAAAATCCGGGATGTATTGAAATTTATCATTGAAGATGATGGAGTTGGTTTTGATGCCACTAAAAAAAGCAAGGGGATTGGCCTTCGTAATATGGAGTCAAGAGTTATGAGTTTTAATGGAACTTTAAATATTATTGCTAAAAAGGGAGAAGGGACACAGTTGGAAATTCTGGTGCCTAATCCTCCTAAACACTAA
- a CDS encoding LytR/AlgR family response regulator transcription factor, which produces MKYPYVIIDDDLESTSEIKLELDNFSDFFLVGTSDNYEKGLNLILETHPILVFLEIDPLEEQSQLSFKLIHELTQYLKILPRIIVVTKGRQHAYEAIKHNVFDYLVKPLRTQDMRKALLRFEYAVENTASEIHNFGITNKNSQFLREVKNQTICLKSYGDYRFVDTEDIVYLQADNNSTDLFINNGDTITAFKTLKHFENTLPAQFVRIHNSYVINMNYVSRIHLGNSACYIKNSKIKLPFSKSYKKNIDLIISVIPTADIKEI; this is translated from the coding sequence ATGAAATACCCATATGTCATCATCGATGATGATCTCGAAAGCACAAGTGAAATTAAATTAGAACTGGATAATTTTTCTGACTTTTTCCTGGTAGGTACATCGGATAATTATGAAAAAGGGTTGAATCTCATACTGGAAACACATCCTATCCTTGTTTTTTTGGAAATAGATCCTTTAGAGGAACAAAGCCAGCTTTCCTTTAAACTCATCCATGAACTTACGCAATACCTCAAAATACTGCCAAGGATCATCGTAGTGACCAAAGGGAGACAACATGCTTATGAGGCAATAAAACATAATGTATTCGATTACCTGGTAAAACCATTGCGTACACAAGACATGAGAAAAGCATTATTGCGGTTTGAATATGCCGTGGAGAATACAGCTTCGGAAATTCATAATTTTGGGATTACCAATAAAAATTCACAATTCCTCAGGGAAGTAAAAAATCAGACTATTTGCCTAAAGTCCTATGGCGATTATCGTTTTGTAGATACAGAAGATATTGTATACCTGCAGGCGGATAATAATTCCACTGATTTGTTCATCAATAATGGCGATACTATAACGGCCTTTAAAACCCTTAAGCATTTCGAAAATACTTTGCCAGCACAGTTTGTACGAATCCACAATAGTTACGTGATTAATATGAATTATGTGTCCAGAATCCATTTAGGAAATTCGGCCTGTTATATTAAAAACAGTAAGATCAAACTGCCTTTTTCCAAGTCCTATAAGAAAAATATCGATTTAATCATCAGTGTTATTCCCACCGCTGATATCAAGGAAATATAG
- a CDS encoding TerC family protein, whose protein sequence is MDNLINHPGLIIAFGVIVVIMLLLDLGIFNKKGHVITNKEAIGWSVVWISLSMIFSGFVYYFAGVEKFSQFQSAYWIEKALSVDNLFVFIMVFGFFNVPKENQHKILFWGIIGALFLRGFFIFAGVGLIKLTYLPEMNIGSWNFVLKHAEGVSIDYEAKEFYRPNIILTLFGFFLIYAGIKSWFSHDDDEAEKDFSKSPGSRIIHKMFKVSKNYDKDNFFTIENGKKLATPMLVVVAVIEFTDLLFAVDSIPAIFAIAPDDPFILYTSNIFAILGLRALYFLLANFIYLFSKLKYGLAVILSFIGLKMVVAPFYTIDSLHSLIVVGGVLIIAVVLSMVFPEKPAE, encoded by the coding sequence ATGGACAATCTAATTAATCATCCTGGGCTAATCATTGCATTTGGTGTTATTGTGGTGATAATGCTATTACTGGATTTGGGTATTTTTAATAAAAAAGGGCACGTCATTACTAATAAGGAAGCGATTGGGTGGTCGGTAGTCTGGATCAGCCTCTCGATGATTTTTAGTGGGTTTGTTTATTATTTTGCCGGAGTAGAAAAATTTTCTCAGTTTCAGTCGGCCTATTGGATTGAAAAAGCGCTATCGGTAGATAACCTGTTTGTATTTATTATGGTTTTTGGTTTTTTCAATGTCCCTAAGGAAAACCAGCATAAAATTCTTTTTTGGGGGATCATCGGGGCCTTATTTTTACGAGGCTTCTTCATTTTTGCGGGAGTAGGGCTGATCAAGCTGACGTATCTCCCAGAAATGAATATCGGAAGCTGGAATTTCGTTCTAAAACATGCTGAGGGAGTTTCGATTGATTACGAAGCAAAAGAATTTTACCGCCCCAACATTATACTAACGTTATTTGGTTTCTTCCTGATCTATGCTGGAATAAAATCATGGTTTTCCCATGACGATGATGAAGCGGAAAAAGACTTCTCCAAAAGTCCCGGTTCCAGGATTATACATAAAATGTTTAAGGTGAGTAAAAATTACGACAAGGATAATTTTTTCACTATAGAAAACGGCAAAAAACTGGCAACACCGATGCTGGTCGTAGTGGCCGTAATCGAATTTACCGATCTTTTATTTGCTGTAGATTCTATTCCTGCTATTTTTGCCATCGCTCCCGACGACCCGTTTATACTCTATACTTCTAATATATTTGCCATTTTAGGATTAAGGGCCTTGTATTTTCTACTGGCTAATTTTATCTACCTTTTCAGCAAACTAAAATATGGACTTGCGGTTATACTTTCATTTATAGGGCTGAAAATGGTGGTGGCCCCCTTTTATACAATTGATTCATTACATTCCCTTATTGTGGTAGGCGGTGTATTAATTATAGCTGTAGTGTTATCGATGGTATTCCCTGAAAAACCAGCCGAATAA